From one Paenibacillus terrae HPL-003 genomic stretch:
- the cysW gene encoding sulfate ABC transporter permease subunit CysW: protein MSQAITGQGLAHAPVPSSAPPNRVTTEAPWVKWLLIGAAFLALLWVLVLPLIVVLTEALKQGWSVYVEALRDPDAMSALRLTLLVAAITVPLNTVFGVAAAWLITKFQFRGKGLLVTLIDLPFAISPVVGGLMYVLVFGAQGWLGPWLDEHDIKIIFALPGIILATLFITFPFVARELIPMMEDQGQQEEEAAVMLGARGWRIFWKVTLPNIKWGLLYGVILCNARAMGEFGAVSVVSGHIRGETNTLPLHVEILYNEYQFSASFAVASLLLLLALATLVLKSWFGRKRVH, encoded by the coding sequence ATGTCACAAGCGATAACTGGGCAGGGGCTTGCTCATGCACCAGTACCTTCATCTGCACCGCCTAACAGGGTCACAACCGAGGCCCCTTGGGTGAAATGGTTGCTGATCGGTGCCGCTTTTCTGGCTTTGCTGTGGGTGCTGGTGCTACCGTTGATCGTCGTACTTACCGAAGCGCTCAAGCAGGGCTGGAGCGTATACGTTGAAGCGTTGCGCGACCCCGACGCTATGTCGGCGCTGCGGCTGACGCTGCTGGTGGCAGCCATAACAGTACCTCTGAATACGGTATTTGGCGTAGCCGCCGCTTGGCTGATTACAAAGTTTCAATTTCGCGGCAAGGGCTTGCTGGTCACCTTGATTGATTTGCCCTTCGCCATCTCTCCTGTCGTCGGCGGACTGATGTATGTATTGGTGTTTGGCGCACAGGGCTGGCTCGGGCCGTGGCTGGATGAGCATGATATTAAAATAATATTTGCCTTGCCGGGCATTATTTTGGCGACGCTGTTCATCACCTTTCCTTTTGTGGCGCGAGAACTCATTCCAATGATGGAGGATCAGGGACAGCAGGAGGAAGAAGCGGCTGTCATGCTGGGCGCGCGCGGCTGGCGTATTTTCTGGAAGGTGACGCTGCCGAATATCAAATGGGGTCTGCTGTATGGCGTCATTTTATGTAATGCGAGAGCCATGGGGGAGTTCGGCGCGGTGTCCGTCGTATCCGGGCATATCCGTGGAGAAACGAACACACTGCCGCTGCATGTGGAAATTTTGTATAACGAATATCAATTCTCGGCATCCTTTGCGGTGGCTTCGTTGCTGTTGTTGCTGGCTCTCGCCACCTTGGTGCTTAAAAGCTGGTTTGGGCGCAAACGGGTTCATTAA
- the cysT gene encoding sulfate ABC transporter permease subunit CysT yields the protein MSQVQVTRKRVLPGFGLTMGYSVLYLSLVVLVPLSALLLNSTGLTWEKFWDVATDVRVLASYKVSFLCAAAAALIDLFLGLLIAWVLVRYEFPGKRIFDAVIDLPFALPTAVAGVALTALYAQNGWIGSLFEPLGWKMAYSQTGITLALMFIGIPFVVRTVQPVLEELDKDEEEVAATLGASRWRTFRSVIVPELVPPLLTGFALAFARGIGEYGSVVFISGNMPMKTEIAPLLIMSKLEQNDYAGATAVALMLLVISFVLLLVINSIQRWSRRRAI from the coding sequence ATGAGTCAAGTGCAAGTCACCCGAAAACGCGTACTTCCCGGGTTCGGGTTAACGATGGGATATAGTGTGCTGTACCTCAGTCTGGTGGTGCTGGTGCCTTTATCGGCGCTACTTCTGAACTCAACCGGACTGACGTGGGAGAAGTTTTGGGATGTGGCGACTGACGTCAGGGTACTGGCTTCATACAAGGTAAGCTTTTTGTGCGCTGCGGCTGCGGCGCTGATCGATCTGTTCCTTGGCTTGCTGATCGCCTGGGTGCTGGTGCGTTATGAGTTTCCGGGAAAACGGATTTTTGATGCGGTGATTGATCTGCCCTTTGCTTTGCCCACGGCGGTTGCGGGTGTTGCTTTGACAGCTCTATATGCGCAAAATGGCTGGATCGGTTCGTTGTTCGAACCGCTGGGTTGGAAGATGGCATACTCGCAGACGGGCATTACGCTCGCGCTAATGTTTATCGGCATCCCGTTCGTCGTGCGGACGGTCCAGCCGGTGCTGGAGGAGCTGGACAAGGACGAGGAGGAGGTCGCTGCTACGCTGGGAGCAAGCAGATGGCGCACCTTCCGCAGCGTTATTGTGCCGGAGCTCGTGCCGCCGCTGCTGACGGGCTTTGCGCTCGCCTTTGCCCGTGGCATCGGGGAGTACGGCTCAGTCGTCTTCATTTCAGGCAATATGCCGATGAAGACCGAAATTGCTCCGCTTCTCATTATGTCCAAGCTGGAGCAAAATGACTATGCAGGAGCTACGGCGGTAGCCTTGATGCTGTTGGTGATTTCGTTCGTGCTGTTGCTGGTGATTAATAGCATTCAGCGCTGGTCGCGGCGGCGCGCTATCTAA
- a CDS encoding sulfate ABC transporter substrate-binding protein, which translates to MKGKWKSGLILGLSLVLTLTLSACGASKGETQANGSSVAGSKDVELLNVSYDPTRELYETYNKAFAAHWEKEKGQKVTIKQSHGGSGKQSRSVQDGLDADVVTLALGYDIDALQDKGLIKEGWQDKYEHNSSPYTSTIVLLVRKGNPKGIKDWDDLIRGDVQVITPNPKTSGGARWNYLAAWAYALKKNNNDEAKAQQFVQELYKHVPVLDSGARGATTTFVERGIGDVLIAWENEALLSVKELGTDKFDIVYPSISILAEPPVAVVDKVVDKKGTREVADAYLKYLYSEEGQTIAAENYYRPTLDSVKAKFKDQFPKLELVTLKDVFGTWKETQQKHFSDKGIFDQIYVPGS; encoded by the coding sequence ATGAAAGGGAAATGGAAAAGTGGACTTATTCTCGGATTATCTTTGGTTTTGACGTTGACGTTAAGTGCTTGCGGAGCAAGCAAGGGAGAAACACAGGCGAATGGTAGCTCTGTTGCGGGTTCCAAGGATGTGGAGCTGCTCAATGTTTCTTATGATCCAACCCGTGAGCTGTATGAAACGTATAACAAGGCGTTTGCCGCCCACTGGGAGAAGGAGAAAGGGCAGAAGGTCACGATTAAGCAATCCCATGGAGGGTCTGGCAAGCAAAGCCGTTCTGTGCAGGACGGACTGGATGCGGATGTGGTCACTCTGGCCCTGGGCTATGATATTGATGCACTACAGGACAAAGGGCTTATTAAAGAGGGCTGGCAAGATAAATATGAGCATAACAGTTCTCCATACACTTCAACCATCGTGCTGCTGGTGCGTAAGGGCAATCCGAAAGGGATTAAGGACTGGGACGATCTGATCCGAGGCGATGTGCAGGTTATTACGCCGAACCCCAAGACGTCAGGTGGAGCCCGCTGGAACTACCTTGCGGCATGGGCCTATGCGCTCAAGAAAAATAATAACGATGAAGCTAAAGCTCAGCAGTTTGTACAGGAGCTATACAAGCATGTGCCGGTACTGGATAGCGGAGCGCGTGGAGCAACAACGACCTTTGTAGAGCGCGGGATTGGTGACGTGCTGATCGCTTGGGAGAATGAAGCGCTGCTGTCCGTGAAGGAGCTGGGTACGGATAAATTCGATATCGTGTATCCGTCGATCAGCATTTTGGCCGAACCTCCGGTAGCGGTGGTCGATAAGGTTGTGGACAAAAAAGGTACACGCGAGGTAGCGGATGCGTACCTGAAATATTTGTACAGCGAAGAGGGGCAAACCATTGCTGCCGAGAACTATTATCGTCCAACGCTGGATAGCGTAAAGGCGAAGTTCAAGGATCAATTTCCCAAGCTGGAGCTGGTGACCTTGAAGGATGTATTCGGAACGTGGAAAGAGACGCAGCAAAAGCATTTTAGCGACAAGGGCATCTTTGACCAAATTTATGTACCTGGAAGTTAA